The genomic DNA tttctccatagtTTACACCATAGGTACAGGAAACAGTTAATAGTTATTTACATACTAGGTAAAAGCATGTGGCCAATCACTCAATCACATTATGTAGCCATTGTTCCGGTAGATATCCTCCTATCCCTCCCTACACCCTCCCATACGCCCCCACAGATAGAGAAGaagaaatagaagaaaaaaaatagaaaaagaaagttaaatgaaaaaaaaaaaataatttttaaaaaaagagattttttttttttgccaaaaaataaataatatagtgTAAAATAACCACATGAGTATAAAATTCATAACATAATACTTGACATAGCAGTTGCAGAACATAGACCAGATGACTTTTATAACCTATCAGTGATTTTCACTCGTAACTTTGACCAGCAGTTGATGATAGATGCTTTAAAAAGTCTAAATGAATCTTATATTTAAGTTGAGCATGCTAAAAATCTAGAGAAGTAGGTCATTTGTGcaagatgaaaacaaatgtttaagaCTAAACTAATCAGGTTTTATGTCAGATGTGCTGCCTCATGACGTGTCATCTGATAAGAACATCAGCTGATATGAACAAAGGAGGCTTCCATAACTCCCAGTACATCCCTGTTTATTGGAAATGACCCAGTAGAGCCAGAGATCAATCAAGGTGCCCACACTTTAAGATTGAACAATCTGCATCATGTGATGTTTAAAACAGAGCAACAGCTGTAAAAGGTTTCCAGGTCTGATAGATCACTATGTGTTTTCCAACCAATAGATGGCATCATAGATATCATATCAAATATGTGAACACAACAGAGGAGCTTATGCATCATTCTATTGGCTTGATTTATAACAAATTAACTCATATTTGAAATCAATGCACAGGTCTGTGCCTGTCCACTGCAGTTTTATGATTAATCAGCAATAATATAAAAAGTATGTTTAAAGTATATTATCTCCAGAGGTGAAAgaaactgattacaagtactcgcgttactgtaattgagttgcttttatgggtacgtGTACttatttgagtatatttctaaatcagtaatgttACTTGTACTTAGGTacatttaaaagaagtaaagtaattagttacacttctacacccaaccgttactgagtaaattaagatttttttgttttaaaatgatcaacggacattgtgaaactacaaaaaattgaaatgaccaaacaatcaaatgcatcacatcatcgccgactaaccagattaaacgtaatgtacgctgccaaaacagcattgaatgccttttattttcacagttttagagcctgatacatttgaattgaattcctctgtgctattttatttaaaaataaataaataaattgtacattttgacaaacgttttattttatacagatgcctttgtggaaaataaatgaagctttaattgtgcaatatttggtctcttcctttttaggtttatacatgagatgtttactgtatgtaagggaactgtggcaagatttattaccaaaaataaacaaagggtgggtaaaagtaactagtaacctTGACTTCAGTgctatttcattgagctactttttacttgtgcttgagtattttatgtatgacttacttgaacttaagtacaatttaaatcgaGCAAACGTAACTTTTGGGGCTGTTTTTAACTGAAATGGTGaaatgtcgccccctgtggtcacagaaaCTGACAGGTTACGGGTTTTAGTGTAACACCGGAAACGCTCCCGTAAGTGAGTGTGATGCACTGATCTCTGTTTTACAGAAATCACTTGGTAGTCTAATGGCAGTATGAATACACGTGATATAACACTTTTCAACTATTTATTCACTTGTGCTTCAACAAAGTAAAACCTGCTACATGGGGGCTGACTGTTTCCTAACACCCCcaataaagaaaatacattttcgtCCTTGCTTGAAGGtgacattacagtaaaaaccATAAAGAGAATTCTCCTAAAATGTCATTATGTAAATCTCAGCAAAGGCGATGACGGTAAATATCAGGAACAACATATAATCGCGGTGTATCGCGAGGCTTTACGTTACCTTTGTGGATAAAAGGAAGTAAAGCACCATCGCCAACAGTCCTGTGCTGCTCGCCACGGCTCCCACAGCCAGGGCGACATATAAAGGCCTCATTTTGTTATAGAAAATACCgcatttaaacacattcattgTCCATGTCTGGCCGCACAGTGCACGCTCCTCCCTGCACGGTTGTAAACAACGAGCGCGTTGTGGGCGGAGAAAATGAGGtcgttttatttattctttaaaaaaaacattttttttttttaacatctatgattcaatttttattttaattgaatttattctagttcatttcatttatttatttatttttatttagttctgctttatttttaaattaaaccgTCTTGATATATGTCGTCATTACTTTGCGACGGATGAAAACGTGCCACCAGCGAAACCATCACCACTCGTAACATATATAgtaatagataaaaaaaatatatatataaatatatatttaaaaagaaaaactgtctAATACGACATGGACGATGAAGAGGAAACCTATAGGCTGTGGAAGATTCGTAAAACCATCATGCAAGTGAGCTAAATGCCAATGTTTTGGGGGGTTAGCTTGCTGGTTTAGCATGTGGCTAGCGTAAAGTAGCGGGCTTCCTCCTTATTTAATAGACAATAAATGTTTCGTTTATGGTTTACACTTAAAAATACGTAATTTATGGTTAGTCTAAATGACAAACCAAGTGTTGTTTAGTCACTGTTCCGTTATTTCGGGTTCTActgtaaacataaataaaaaatgtagcaTCATTCCGATTATTAGCTATTTCTACTTGTTCTCATAACTTTACAATTGTGCTGTTAATACATGATGGTGGTTCATTGGTGACTTAATTCATATTTGGGCAGTGGGGAGAGATCTATAGTCATACATCAGTCTAAAAAATTATCACTTGCCCATAAGTACTTGATCAGCTtcagttttgtgtgatttttttttttttttttttaaataccatgcATAGAAAATCTAGaccacatatgtcaaactcaaggcccagggaccCACTCCggccttttagagcatccaGTTCGGCCCAAAGGAGAAAGTTGGAAAgactgaaaaaacataaattattgtccaaatgaccaaataattaatttgtagaaatctcagcccttctaaatacacaaatttaatgaaactccagaATATTTGGAGGGTCGctattttcccatgcttttatcacatacCTGCAGTCAAAGAActcaattatttcacataatttgaTTTTCTCAAATTAAGTaacaattggtcacaaaatcaatgaaatttaaacggccttatgtattttatgtatcattcttacGTTGTGTAAATTGCAAAATttgggacattaatgttgaactTGCTCGTTTTTCCGCCTAAAATATGCGGctcacttaagatcaaactactttatgtttggtccctgaactaaaatgactttgacgCCTCTGTTCTCGACAAATCTTAAAGTGCTACTGGTGATTTTTCTGAGTACAGGATATGTTTCCTAAAACTTCCCCTCTTTCTCAGCTCTGCCATGATCGAGGCTACCTGGTGACACAGGACGAGTTAGACCAAACACTGGATGAGTTCAAAAGTCAGTTTGGAGATAAACCCAGCGAAGGACGGCCGAGACGCACAGACCTCACTGTGCTGGTGGCTCACAACGATGACCCCACGGACCagatgtttgttttctttcctgGTTGGTATATCACCAAAAGCCAATCAGAATGAGTCCTCATGCTTTAGTATCACACATATATATGAGTAATAAACCATGTCTGTAAGTCTGagacatgtttttttccccccagagGAGCCCAAGGTGGGGATCAAGACCATTAAGATGTACTGTCAGAGGATGCAGGAGGAGAACATCACACGAGCCATAATAGTAGTGCAGATGGGCATGACGCCGTCGGCCAAACAAGTCAGTAGATTCAAtagtttcaataaaaaaaaggccTGTAAAGGATTTtctgaaatactttttttgtgCTTGGCTCTAATTTGATGCATATCTTCCAGTCTCTGGTTGACATGGCCCCAAAGTACATCCTGGAACAGTTTCTACAGCAGGAGCTTCTCATTAACATCACAGAACATGAGGTATGTATGCTGCACACTAAGCAATATTAgggaaaactacacaaaatgacagaaaagtacaggAAACAACTTTAAAgagcaaaacagaaaaaaacacgtgcaaaaaatgacaaaaaaaaatacacaaaattacaccaagaacacaaaaaataactaaaaacacacattctcaCTCCTTAAAGCAagtgtgtggggaaaaaaaaaggctacaCGCCAGCCCGGAACTATGTacaacagtgacgtgccgtgagcactagggttgggtaggcaggtatgcaaatcaagaccactaatgtcaacaccaatgacaatttcatatgtttctgctggcaagtgttaatctaacaaaatcaagaccgtaaaacaccattaaacaaaaacaattatttaatagcaGCCTCCGTACTCTCcaaacaagatatatctcatgacacggcagagcatccgttgtttgtgttggaaacacagagaaaactacaacaacaacaactcggaacagcctgaGTGAGACTGCGTAGCGTCTCTGCTGTACCAGGAAATAATGGTGTTTATTCATTTAGgttatgaaacacacaaaatgctgacactttcaaacgtataggtactgtaggctattggaaattgaaaaataaatactttataattatattataattaaaacaaataatcaaaatatcaattcatccttgggtaccttgcctaccctgactgtaCGTTACTGATGTACAACCACCCTATGtcattacccatcatgccttgcacTAGTAAAACAATCAAAGATcagaatgtgtttttaattgagACATTTAAAGACATTTACGTATAAACGCTTCACTTCTGagtatttattacatttttaagaaagcataagttggtgtgtgtgtgtgtgggggggggggtcacaacaacaaacaggtaaatatgattttggctcttacctgacccatagacctagaTCACTGCGACCCGAtacaaccttgttatgttccgctatgcacgtgcagaaaagtagaggcgtggcttctggtagtttggcagagggaggaagtggagttgtTTAGGGCGGGGCATCGAtattctcagaaactccggatagcagctttaaaatgtactgtgtgtgtgtgtgtgtgtgtgtgtgtgtgagagagagagagagagagaagttcTGAATTAGGAAGTAGTGCCCACATGTAGGGCTGCTGATTAGTAAGTGATTATAGCATAGATATAGTTATGTTATTAACCCGATAGATGGTCATTTTGCTCATGTATTGCTTCTCTAAGTAACCATTGATTTGTTTCCCCTTTTTCATGCAGGAAACATGAAGACCATTCAAAGCATAGAAAAAGTCAAATAGGTCTATTGAGACTGTGGAGAGTCCGTTAGGAGATGAGGTTTAGGAGTGAAGGAGTTGTCCTAAGACTGAAACAGTAGACCAATGTTGACCAAAGTCAGGGTTAAGTTGGTTTTGGTCATAAATTACCCATAGATTAATGCATTAATTTTTTATCTAAATGCAAAGAAGTGTTATTGTCCCTAAACAGTATGTTTTCTCATTGAAATGTATAGCAGTGTCCTGTATTATTGTGAAtgtaaactttatttgttaattgtgaattatttttacacagattttttttgttttgttacatgTTCGATTAATGTGCAAGTTAAgtcattgaatttatttttgctgtgaaCTATTTAGTTATAGTGAAGCATGTCAATGTATTTTATCCATCTTTGATAAATGGGCATTATTTGCactaaataaaatttaatttaaatgtttgccAAATGTGCACGTTAAGTAAAATGGGTTTTCATTTCTGCAAGAGAGCAACAGTGAAACAGATATGAAGGGAGGATTATTcgtcatatatgtatatattgagTCTATTTAAAACTTCCTTGaaaaagtttacattttatCTTGAAAGTGCTCGAATTTCAccctatttttattcttttctgtTCCAGCTTGTACCAGAACACATTGTCATGACAAAAGAAGAAGTGACTGAACTTCTAGCAAGATAGTATCCTTTTAACACACTGGAATTAATCTAAAGCATAATgaatttagcaaaaatacatttgtttttactaAATTTCTACTCCAGTAAATTAAAGGAGAGCCAGTTGCCGAGGATCCAAGCTGGAGACCCCGTTGCTCGATACTTTGGACTAAAAAGAGGACAGGTAATGATTCAAATATGTTCTATGATTGGATTTTTATAAACAAATTGGGTTCTCCATCTTCTCTGTACCTTCTCTACCTCGGACTTTTATTTTCTATCCCCTTTTTCTCCAGGTAGTGAAAATCATCAGACCTTCTGAAACAGCTGGAAGATACATCACGTACCGACTGGTGCAGTGACAGGCAGGTATCAGTTGTTGTAGAACTTGGATCTGTTGGGCATCTTTCAACAAAAGTCTTACTTTACGTTCTAGGTATTCATCTGGAGCAGGGAAGTGGCCGTCACCACTCCATTTGGCTTTTTCTTGTAATTAGTGAATTTATGAAATACTTTACAATGTGATCATCTCTCTCTGATTAGATGATTGTCCCTTTTTTCTAATAAAGTAGTGATTATACTCTACAAGGAAAACATGCCtacttacttttttgttttagtatttatcactttcatttgtggaaaatgaaGCTGGAGAGTATCCACACAAGcctgaaaacatgcaaactccacacagaaagttgttagggtgtttttgtttttaggaaGAAGTTCTAACtacaacacaaaacataaatgaaaaatctGGTAAGGGCTCTGGAGACAttttaagggtgctttcacacatacccGCACCATGCTTCGTTTTCTTAGGTATTCTGGTcttttatgtgtatatatgtgaaAACTCACTCAAACTCTGGTCGTCTATAAAATGTGGGTCTCTGTTCACCTCAAGTGAAGCATGGTGCGGTCTTTAATCATGTGAAAAAGCAAACCTggaccaaatataggacttTACATTGAAGCGCAATTGTGAcgagcaactccatcagtgacggcacacagcaatcacaacacacacacaacccatgATCcagcaggcagcacacacacaaatattcattttcagacctgctttgtcagcacacaaacatttcctcactccctcccgtattactatttatttcacttctctcttcctcataATGTTCATAGTCAGCGATGGCTGCACACCTGACTGTTCTATGTTTCACCTGCTCATACATTCACATCTTCACACATTATACATTCTTGTTAAGTTACCGACGTCATGACACCTCTGAGCGCCGACAGGTGGGAGACGGAGCGGCATCAGCTGTGTTTATGTAGCACATAGCGCAGGTTGTGGGATCATGTGATTATGgattatttttgaattattgaCATTTCTGCAGGgtttgttttaggatttcctttggaaaacataaGAGGGACCAAATATCAAAAGTGACTGTGCGACTGCCGGTGACTGGGAAGTCgcacagagcagacacacagTCGTCACAGCAACGAGCACGCAGACACACCCAGTGCTTCTCTGTTCTGCAGCAACACGAACATTTCCACACTTGATGTTTATGGGTCATTTTTCATCATTAATTACGTTTCTGGGGGATTTCCTTCAGAAAGTTTGGCAAATCAAATGTGTGAAAGCAGACCGGACCAAATTAAAATCCAACAACGTTGCAGATTCACCGCCTGAACCGCACCGAGTCCACCTGACAGTGTGAAAACACCCAAAGATTCAAAATAAGATGCTGCAAAAATGATTCAACATTGAAATTTGCACAACTACCAGTTTAACTTTCTTTCCACTGctgcaaagaaaataaaatgtaaccgtTAACTTGggcttttagttttttcaagCTTCATATATGTAACACaatgtaacataaaaaaataagacgCTGCAATAAATATTGAGAGATAAGtctttaatttgtaaaaaaaatgttgagtaAAAAGCAACTGCACATTCAGGGacaatgtacattatattaaaacagcaacaaaaataatttcaaacaaaCTGACATTTTCTCCACAGTCGAAGCTtgtgaaatgacaaaaataaagtacataagGTTAGGTTATGGTTTAGAAAAGCATTGcagctgcaaacacacacacctgttaaaaactttagaaaaatatatttggaCATTGATAAACAGCCACGAGCATTCAGGATTTCTTTGGATTATTTAAAAGATATTAACTTGTCTCTTAAAAACTTAAggttaattaataattaattagaaTCCTTTCAGACAAACTCAGGCTGAGAGTCTCTATTCCTCGTCAGTGGAAGCTTCTTCCCACCCAGTGGCACCACAGGGTGTCCTGCTAGAGTCACTCCTGGAGattgaggaagaggaaggttatTGCTGGACTGGTTCATGTTGAGCTGAGCCAGAGACGCACTCAGAGCCTTCGTCGCGTCATCATGTGGGGGCTCGTCCCCAGGCAGAGGTGGGGGCGGGGCCACCTGCTCCGTGTCCTGCTCTCCATCCTGATCCCCGTCCTGCTCAGGGTCTGTGTACGTCATGGACTGACTGGAGAGGTCCAGACTGTCTCTGTTGCTCAGCTGCTCGTCGTCAGTGCTCATCCTGCTGTCCTGTTTTACTAGAACGTTCTTCTGGCTCTGCTCACTAACCTCAGAGTCAGATTCATGGAACAGCTCATTGGAGCCTAAAGAGCTGCCTGAAAGCACACAATAGGGGAGAATGGACATTTCATAAAGAAAGTACAGGctggagttattttttttaaagatgataATAGAATAGATTATATCTTTGTTATTGCAACAAGTACAATAAGATTTAAAAGTACCACCCAGTGCCAACACAATtatacaaacacaataaataaacatactTTCAATATTGCACTACTGCCCCTCAGGTGTGTTTATTTAAGTTGAGTGGTAACCGCTAGCAAATGTTTTACTAAAAATGTTTGGAGCTTTTTGTTGTGAAAAAGgttcaaaacaatttttttctacaaaacatcacatttactACCATTAAGTGATAATCATTAGCATCCTATTAGACAATCAGGAAGCATTAGTCAGATTTATATCACTGCTAACACACCATGAAATGACAGAGCACGGAAACAAGACACAAGTTGGttacattacatcaacaaaGTGTTTTCCAGGCAAAAACTCAGAGTTTGACCAAGAAAAACTGAATAATGTTGAGGAAAATCAACAAAGCTGACTTACTTTTCCCAGAAGAACTACAGCTATAGAAAAGCACAGATAATCCACCAGGCAATACTACCAGGGATAAGGTTTAAAATGAATTCTGCTGAAGGACAGTGACCAAATGTCATGTTGGTCTTGAAGACAAAGGATGCACCAAATATTCACTATATTAATTCAGGTTTTTCATCTGTATTCACTGCATATTTATTACTGATTAAACCAAGACTTTATTTCGTTTCTCACATAGAACATTtgctgtgtagtgtgtagttagTGGTTACTATAAAGGAACAGCTGGTGATAGGTTTATGTTAGAGTAGTAATGCTAAAGTCTGCCTTACCACATCCATCATCCATTGGCTGGTTCTGCCCTTCTTCTTTCCCTCCCTCGTCTTCTCCATCAGCCGAGCTCTCGTTCCTCTCATCTGGGACATGTTCCTGTGGcacgaaaaataaataatttattagagAAAAGGGTTTTTTGGGTGTTCCCCACTTTGaacaaaggtgaactttcaagccccacctgcgCTCAATGCCCTCCAAATAATGCtgacaaataaaatgttttaaaattttatgAATTAGCGGAACAAGTAAAAATTAACTGATCACCTGCATGAAAAAGAAACGCAAATGTCTGGTAgtgaaaaatacaggaaataaagaaacattgtttgtaatctgtgacaaaaagcttaaaattaacaaaaaagggAATTGAGTgcacataaaataaacaaacatttcaggcttctcattattaattttttgtgtgtataggTGTTTTGTGTAGTGTTATTGATCTCACAAAGACATTTGGTACGACATTGAAAAGTTTGTCATGCCCCACCTGTCATAACTCTATTCCCCAACAGGGGGCGcaccacactttgagaagcactgcatTAGAGTAAAAAGGGTTTTGGTCAACATTCGTATATTTGAAGAATTTGCATCAAAACAACGCTTAAAGCAGCTTTAATCCTGTTTATGTTCTTTCCATTAGCAATTAGACTAAGTGTCAAACtgatggcccgggggccaaatccggccttttggagcatccaatttggcccgcaggaaacagctaaaatgacagaaaacatgaatcattgtgtaaataaaactcaatatttaTAGAGGCTCACGGTTTCACCGGTGCTTATATCAGaaaatttcagtcatttttaatgttaaacactcaaaattcttacaaaatccttcaattttcctcaaatcaaGGCATAATACTTCActttattaaatagaaattggtcacaaattaaagtaaatttaaagtaaataccctgttgggactgatatctatcacctattgcttggatattgtcagtttcttacatatttttcattttatgtatacgtggaagtgcaaactagggaatAATAATGTGGATATAACTaattttccagcataaaatttgtggcccacttgagatcaaactgctccgtattttgCCCCTAACTAAAATTAGTTAGACACCCCTGAATTGGACGCTAGGAGCAAAGTGTGTTCCAGTGCCTTGAACTAAGCCCAGTTGTTGATTGAATCCCTAACACTGTTGCTTGCTCAGTACAGTCTTACCTCCTGATTACACGTAGAAACGGAGTGGGAAGTTCTACTGGAGCTTCTGGACtggaggatggatggatagaagaCTATGAGAGCCTCCACAACACGTGCCTGATGTGGGTAATCAACCAGAGAGGAGAGGGATATGGTGGCTCCTGTTGGGCGAGGGCGCATCAAGGAGGGCCCGAACACAATGCCGAGGTTACTGGGGCTCATTTTGTTATCCTCCTCCAGCTCCGCAATCCTATAAAAAGGGAAATGCTGACTCAGCACCTGGAGCTGTTCTCTCCTTCAGTGCAACTCGCCTGATCACTAACCTTCGAAGGTGGCGGATGATGTAGCGAATCGTGGCAATGTTGGCCTTAGGAAGTCCTTTCAGAAGCTCTCTCAGACTGTCCACCAGGACCAGGATGGCAGGTTCGGTGTTTGGGCCTCGGTCCACCAACTCTGGGCCCCTGCCCACAGAAGGGTTGGCCCTGCTGTGCACAGCCTCCTCTCCATCACCCTCACTCTGTAGACTCTCTTTGGCCAAACCCATAAGCCTGTTGTAC from Gouania willdenowi chromosome 4, fGouWil2.1, whole genome shotgun sequence includes the following:
- the polr2eb gene encoding DNA-directed RNA polymerases I, II, and III subunit RPABC1 produces the protein MDDEEETYRLWKIRKTIMQLCHDRGYLVTQDELDQTLDEFKSQFGDKPSEGRPRRTDLTVLVAHNDDPTDQMFVFFPEEPKVGIKTIKMYCQRMQEENITRAIIVVQMGMTPSAKQSLVDMAPKYILEQFLQQELLINITEHELVPEHIVMTKEEVTELLARYKLKESQLPRIQAGDPVARYFGLKRGQVVKIIRPSETAGRYITYRLVQ